The DNA segment GTGCGGATCGCCACGCAACTGCGCAGCCCCCATACCGTCATGGTCCACGATTCCGGTCAAGGTGAAGATGGCCAGCTGTACTTTATCATGGAGTACATCAACGGTCCCACGTTGCGTCAGGTGCTACGCCAACACAGTCCTTTACCGATCGAACGTGTTATTCACGTTGCCAGCCAGATCTGTGAAGCATTAATAGAGGCGCATAGTCTTCCAGATCCGGTCGTACATCGGGACCTCAAACCCCCCAACATTTTCGTCGAGCAACGGCAGGGAAAGGATTGGGTGAAGATCGGTGACTTTGGTATTGCCAAGATTCTCAGTGAACACACAATGGGACTGACGCAAGCTGGGCAGTCTTCGTCGGGAACACCATCGTACATGGCGCCTGAGCAATGGCGAGGGGCCGGAGAAGACGGACGTACAGACCTCTATGCATTGGGGGTCATCATGTATGAGATGCTCACCGGCAGGCCACCGTTTGCCTCCAGTTCCGTCGAGGCCTTGATGCACCAGCACTTGACCATGCCTCCTCCACCGTTACCTGCGACTGTTCCCGCGAACTTACGTGCCCTTATTTAGCGTCTTCTGGCCAAAGCGTCACAAGATCGCCCTGATTCTGCGGCACAAGTGCAAAACGCTCTGGCAGCAATTCTCCGTGGCGAAGAGGAACGCTCGACGGAAATCCTGAATAGATCGGCACATCATCCGACACCCAGCAGTAGCCAGCCAAGCAATCAGGCAGAGCAAGGGACACGTCTACACGAAGCCTCACCACAACCGACTCCAAGGCCAGCACTCGCGGTTTCACGATCCAGGCTCTCGTGGCGTGTTGCTGTTGCAAGTCTCGTCGTTGGCCTTGGGTTACTGCTGGTCCTGGTCGGTTGGTGGACTATTAGTGGGACTCCACAAACTGTTGATTCTACGATAGAAAAAACCGCGAATGCACCACTGGCCCTGCGCTTAGCTGTGATGAAACGACGTGGCAATACCGTATCGGTGCTAAAGGATGGCGAGAGCATGAACTCCGGCGACTACTACGGCGTCTTTTTTGAGCCAGAAAAAGAAAGCTACGTGTACATCTTCCAACAAGATGCGACAGGTAAGATCGATATTCTCTTTCCTGATCCAAAAGTGGCGGCGCAAGAGAATCCTGTACCTGGTGGCAAAGAGGTGTGGGTACCGCAGGATGAGAAGCACTGGTTTTATCTGGATAAGAACACCGGGCGTGAGGTCATCCTGGTAGCCGCGTCACCGCAGCGCGAAGAGGA comes from the Deltaproteobacteria bacterium genome and includes:
- a CDS encoding DUF4384 domain-containing protein, which codes for MQNALAAILRGEEERSTEILNRSAHHPTPSSSQPSNQAEQGTRLHEASPQPTPRPALAVSRSRLSWRVAVASLVVGLGLLLVLVGWWTISGTPQTVDSTIEKTANAPLALRLAVMKRRGNTVSVLKDGESMNSGDYYGVFFEPEKESYVYIFQQDATGKIDILFPDPKVAAQENPVPGGKEVWVPQDEKHWFYLDKNTGREVILVAASPQREEELESLLLTASEQGSQRALADWITAPERGRGGVKQLKTEARIAPGGARLDLETALVQGDSADFLYKVTFEHK
- a CDS encoding serine/threonine protein kinase, which translates into the protein MADQVQRKVVNGKYRLLAKLGEGAMGTVSLAEQLDVEGRVLRQVALKTMRRELSADPAFAKRFLREVRIATQLRSPHTVMVHDSGQGEDGQLYFIMEYINGPTLRQVLRQHSPLPIERVIHVASQICEALIEAHSLPDPVVHRDLKPPNIFVEQRQGKDWVKIGDFGIAKILSEHTMGLTQAGQSSSGTPSYMAPEQWRGAGEDGRTDLYALGVIMYEMLTGRPPFASSSVEALMHQHLTMPPPPLPATVPANLRALI